A window of Funiculus sociatus GB2-C1 genomic DNA:
AGGACGCCGATTTTGAGTTGCCTGTTCATATGAATAAGACAAACCAAGCAGTGCCGCTTCACTAAACGGTCGTCCCGAAAACTCAATCCCGATCGGTAGCCCAGCCGATGTGTAACCTGCGGGTACGACAATCCCTGGTAGTCCAGCGATCGAGGTAAATGGGTTATCTGACTCTGGATCAGGTTGACCAATCACTCCGGGAGGCACAGTTTTCATAGGATACACAATTGCATCTAAATCCAGCGCATCCATTACTTTGAGCGTTTCATTTCTGAGAAAACTTCGTCGGGCAATCAATTCGTCATAACTGGAATTGTTCTCCAGTGATTCCACAGCATTGGAGGCAATTAACCCGTTTTCTAGGCGAGGGAGGTATCTACCGTCTTCAATCACTTCTGTTAAGGATTTGACGGGTGCCTCAGCTCCAAGACTTTCGAGATAATCATTTAAAGCAAACTTAAATTCAAGGTTGTTAACACGAGAATTAGAGAGAAATCCAAACACATCGAAGCCCAGGGTTACATCATCGATAATCGTGGCTCCTTGCGCTTTCATATCGGTAATAGCAGTCTTAATCACCGCTAACCCCTCTTCATGCATCGGACCCGAACGGAACAAATCCCGAAAAACCCCAATCCGGGCTCCGGTTAAAGCATCTTTATCGAGAAGACTGGTGTAACCTCCTGCTGGAATTTGACCGATGCTATTAGCCGTCACTGGATCGGACGGATCAAAACCTGCAATAATGTCGAGTACGATCGCTGCATCAGTTACAGTGCGGGCAAGAGGACCTGTTCGATCTTGAGTAAATGAAATAGGAACAACTCCATCTCGGCTTACCAATCCTGCGGTGGAGGCAATACCCACCAAACTATTGTTAGCAGCCGGATTGCGGATAGAAACACCTGTCTCAGTTCCCAAGCCTACCGTGGCAAAGTTAGCGGAAATTGATGCGCCTGTGCCACCGCTTGACCCACCAGGCACACGATCAAATGCGTAAGGGTTCTTTGTTTGTCCACCAACCGAGCTTAGCCCTGATGAACCTCTAGCAAACTCATCCAAATTGGTTTTACCCAAGATGATTGCTCCGGCATCTCGCAGCTTATTAACTACAAATGCATCATTTGGTGGAATCGAATTTTGGAGGGCAGTAGCTCCAGCACTCGTTGGCAGGTCAAACGTATCATAGTTATCCTTCAAAAGAATTGGAATGCCGTGCAGTAGACTTCTCGCTCCAGTGGTTTGACGCTCTAAATCGAGTGCTACTGCTGCCTCTAATGCATTGGGATTGATCGTAATAATAGAATTAAGACTAGGTCCTTTGTCGTCATAGGCTTCAACACGATTTAAGTAGAGTTGCACCAACTCTTGTGATGTTAGAGCGCCCGCATCAAACGCCCTATTGATGCTAGAGATCGTTGCTTCTTCTAGCTGGAATGTTGCTGCCAATGCCCCCAACGGAAGAAGCCCTAGTGCTACTGTTGGGGCTGCTACCAAAACAGCCGATCGCTTCATGCTTTTCAGCACAGTGTTAGTTCCTTTATTCAAGCAAATGATTGATGTTGCTTGGGTTTTACATAGCTCAACCCAAGCAATAAAATTAGGCTAAACTTTGGGTTCTTTTACGCTTCAACCCTAAAGCTGATAACCCAGCAACTCCTAAAGCGATCACTATTCCTGGTTCAGGCACAGTTTCATACTCAATCCTTTCACCAGGAAGCGATGGAACAAGTGGCGAGGGAGCGCGTAGCTTCGTTGCCTGCTCATAGTCATAGGCATAGCTGATTAGCTTTCCTTCCTCATAGGGTTTTCCAAAGAAGGAAATAGCTGTAGGCAATCCCTGTGAACCAAACCCCATTGGCACAACAATGCCTGGGAATCCAACCGAACTATAGCCTGCTATGGTTGCAGGGCTAGGAATGCTCGATCTCACAAAGTTGGGATCATTAACAGAGTAAACCGGATTATTAATGGGAGGTGCAAAACTGGTTTGGTACGGAAAGACAAGCGCGTCTAAATCGTAGGCATCAAAGAGTGCAAGCTTTAGCTCCGTTGCTTGAGGCAACACATTCTCGATGAGGTTCTTATAAGCGGGATCGTTAGTAGATGTAGCGGCGGCTCTCTTCAATAAGTTGAGAACGCTGTTCTCCACAGGAAGCGGAGATTGATTGACTTCCGTTTCGTATATCTCGATAAACTCCTCTACGGTTTTGGGAATCTCTGGTCCAAGAGTTGCTAAATAAGCATCCCAATCGGCTTTAAAGCGGTAATCG
This region includes:
- a CDS encoding amidase family protein, which produces MLKSMKRSAVLVAAPTVALGLLPLGALAATFQLEEATISSINRAFDAGALTSQELVQLYLNRVEAYDDKGPSLNSIITINPNALEAAVALDLERQTTGARSLLHGIPILLKDNYDTFDLPTSAGATALQNSIPPNDAFVVNKLRDAGAIILGKTNLDEFARGSSGLSSVGGQTKNPYAFDRVPGGSSGGTGASISANFATVGLGTETGVSIRNPAANNSLVGIASTAGLVSRDGVVPISFTQDRTGPLARTVTDAAIVLDIIAGFDPSDPVTANSIGQIPAGGYTSLLDKDALTGARIGVFRDLFRSGPMHEEGLAVIKTAITDMKAQGATIIDDVTLGFDVFGFLSNSRVNNLEFKFALNDYLESLGAEAPVKSLTEVIEDGRYLPRLENGLIASNAVESLENNSSYDELIARRSFLRNETLKVMDALDLDAIVYPMKTVPPGVIGQPDPESDNPFTSIAGLPGIVVPAGYTSAGLPIGIEFSGRPFSEAALLGLSYSYEQATQNRRPPRLFPSLSGETIEYETVPEPGVAIALGVFGLSALGLKRKKARSLA